The Trinickia acidisoli genome includes a window with the following:
- a CDS encoding autotransporter domain-containing protein produces the protein MTSLAHRRKYSIRRFGKRRASWSRLLAVLLAAIAGGGLVRPVFAQYTCPSSCAGLTVSGGQVQAIDAGGTATNTTLNGGTQKVNSGGTASATTLDAGGNQYVSSGGVAVATVDEGGYQSVFSGGVASGTTISSGQQNVFSGGVAGGAIVNSGGAQFLFGGAALATDVASGGAQYVSSGGTASAATVASGANQYVSSGGMAAGTVVEGGYQTVFSGGVASGTTISSGQQNVSAGGISTSTTVDSGGVQAVSSGGMASATILGAGADQYVSSGGTAVGAVVEGGFQSVFSGGAASGTTISSGLQNVWAGGVVSGTDVGSGGAQFLFAGSAFATNVASGGAQYVSSGGVASATTLGAGANQYVSSGGSAFGTVVDGGDQRVFAGGTASGTVVGSGGTQILLGGSTFDTSVGSGGAQYVSSGGIASATILGNGANQFVSSGGRSIGTTVNSGAAQTVNSGGLVSGTVVSNGGTQNIASGGVAAGTVVSSGGIQTVSSGGITQATIVSQGGTVANNGTLVFNATGTSNVDGTITGSGTVLQQGAGTTILTSDSHAFTGVTTVTSGTLIVGDFGNDSASLGGDVAVASAGMLRGHGAIGGNVVNNGTVMPGGTIGTLTVTGNYTQSANGALVIEVNPTSGSQLKVNGTATLGGTLRVLYDPGSYSARSYAILTANAISGQFGALSSETSTGANLDGLTQSVTEGASEIDLVLAQSATATTTTIAPIDTSIYTALGSTAALSAQAFDAAILDHIVTAPANASAGVHDETWATLTDGYARADGSNAASSFGAHRSGFSAGFDHRSDRALVGGAMGYEHDEISESATPDSGRLDAIRLAAYGSRMLGRIEISAVFGYGFDWASEKRPFGAGANSTPESDSLLQALSGTAQAGLPLELGSNTILEPRAGLHWAWLHGQGFAESGGGGQDLAVGADTVHSAQPYVGLTLMHALGTADKPVNVHLDLEYARELANRTRTLTVFAQDGTAFAAPGAPLARDVVSLGAGVHAQISPSWSVSGDASTQLREGSMVHLQLAYRF, from the coding sequence TACTGCTTGCCGCCATTGCCGGCGGCGGGCTCGTTCGCCCTGTCTTCGCGCAGTACACGTGCCCATCCTCGTGCGCGGGCTTGACTGTTTCGGGCGGGCAAGTTCAAGCAATCGACGCGGGCGGAACGGCCACTAACACGACGCTCAACGGCGGGACGCAAAAAGTCAATTCGGGCGGTACAGCGAGTGCGACCACCCTCGACGCCGGTGGCAATCAATACGTCAGCAGCGGCGGCGTGGCCGTCGCAACGGTCGACGAGGGCGGCTATCAGAGCGTCTTTTCAGGCGGCGTGGCGAGCGGCACCACTATCAGCAGCGGACAGCAAAACGTCTTCTCCGGCGGCGTCGCCGGCGGCGCCATCGTCAACAGTGGCGGTGCGCAGTTCCTCTTCGGGGGCGCGGCTCTCGCCACCGACGTCGCAAGCGGCGGCGCGCAGTACGTTTCCTCCGGCGGCACGGCGAGCGCGGCCACTGTCGCCTCAGGCGCCAACCAATACGTCAGCAGCGGTGGCATGGCCGCCGGCACCGTCGTCGAAGGCGGCTATCAGACTGTTTTTTCAGGCGGCGTGGCGAGCGGCACTACGATCAGCAGCGGACAGCAGAACGTCTCGGCCGGGGGGATCTCCACTTCGACCACGGTCGACAGCGGCGGAGTGCAAGCCGTTTCCTCGGGGGGCATGGCGAGCGCGACAATCCTCGGCGCCGGCGCCGATCAATACGTCAGCAGTGGCGGCACGGCTGTTGGCGCAGTCGTCGAAGGCGGTTTTCAGAGCGTGTTTTCCGGCGGCGCGGCGAGCGGCACCACCATCAGCAGCGGACTGCAGAACGTCTGGGCCGGCGGTGTCGTCAGCGGCACCGACGTCGGCAGCGGCGGCGCGCAGTTCCTCTTCGCAGGCTCGGCTTTCGCGACGAACGTCGCAAGCGGCGGCGCGCAATACGTTTCCTCGGGTGGCGTGGCGAGCGCGACGACGCTCGGCGCCGGCGCCAATCAGTACGTCAGCAGCGGCGGTAGCGCCTTCGGCACGGTCGTCGATGGAGGCGATCAGCGAGTCTTTGCGGGCGGCACGGCGAGCGGCACCGTTGTCGGCAGTGGCGGCACCCAGATCCTCCTCGGGGGCTCGACCTTCGACACGAGCGTGGGAAGCGGCGGCGCTCAATATGTCTCTTCGGGCGGAATCGCAAGCGCAACGATACTCGGCAACGGCGCGAACCAATTCGTCAGCAGCGGCGGTCGTTCGATTGGAACGACCGTCAACTCGGGCGCCGCGCAAACCGTGAACAGCGGCGGCCTCGTTTCGGGCACCGTCGTCTCGAACGGAGGTACGCAGAACATCGCGTCGGGCGGTGTGGCGGCCGGTACCGTCGTGTCGAGCGGCGGTATCCAGACCGTTTCGAGCGGCGGCATCACGCAAGCCACCATCGTGAGCCAGGGCGGTACGGTTGCCAACAACGGGACCCTCGTCTTCAATGCGACCGGCACGTCGAACGTCGACGGTACCATCACAGGCAGCGGCACGGTGCTCCAACAAGGTGCCGGCACAACGATTCTGACGAGCGATAGCCATGCGTTCACCGGCGTGACGACGGTGACCTCGGGTACGCTGATCGTCGGCGACTTTGGCAACGACAGTGCCTCGCTGGGCGGCGATGTCGCCGTTGCCTCGGCAGGCATGCTGCGCGGGCACGGCGCGATCGGCGGCAACGTCGTCAACAACGGAACGGTGATGCCTGGCGGCACCATCGGCACGCTGACCGTTACCGGCAATTACACCCAGAGCGCAAACGGCGCGCTCGTCATCGAGGTGAACCCGACCTCCGGCTCGCAGTTGAAGGTGAACGGCACCGCCACGCTCGGTGGCACGCTGCGGGTGCTCTACGATCCGGGCAGCTATTCGGCGCGCAGCTACGCGATCCTCACCGCGAACGCGATCAGCGGCCAATTCGGCGCACTATCTTCCGAGACCTCGACCGGTGCGAATCTGGATGGGCTCACGCAGTCGGTGACCGAGGGCGCCAGCGAGATCGATCTGGTGCTCGCGCAAAGTGCAACGGCCACTACGACAACGATCGCCCCCATCGATACCAGCATCTACACCGCGCTCGGCTCGACCGCGGCGCTGAGCGCGCAGGCATTCGATGCGGCGATTCTGGACCACATCGTCACTGCACCGGCCAATGCCAGCGCTGGCGTACACGACGAGACTTGGGCCACGCTCACCGACGGCTACGCACGCGCGGACGGCAGCAATGCGGCTTCCTCGTTCGGCGCACATCGCTCAGGTTTTTCGGCCGGTTTCGATCATCGTAGCGATCGTGCGCTCGTCGGTGGCGCAATGGGCTACGAGCACGACGAGATCAGCGAAAGCGCGACGCCGGACAGCGGCAGACTCGATGCCATACGCCTGGCCGCCTATGGCAGCCGCATGCTCGGCCGGATCGAAATATCGGCCGTGTTCGGCTACGGCTTCGACTGGGCCAGCGAAAAGCGACCGTTCGGCGCCGGCGCGAACAGTACGCCCGAAAGCGACTCATTACTGCAAGCGTTGAGCGGCACCGCACAAGCGGGGCTACCGCTCGAACTCGGCAGCAATACGATCTTGGAGCCACGTGCGGGATTGCACTGGGCCTGGTTGCACGGCCAGGGCTTCGCCGAGTCGGGCGGCGGCGGACAAGATCTCGCGGTCGGCGCCGATACGGTACACAGCGCGCAGCCCTATGTCGGGCTCACGCTCATGCACGCGCTCGGTACGGCGGACAAGCCCGTGAACGTGCATCTGGATTTGGAATACGCGCGCGAGTTGGCGAATCGGACACGCACGCTCACCGTCTTCGCTCAAGACGGCACGGCCTTCGCGGCCCCAGGCGCCCCGCTCGCGCGGGACGTCGTGTCGCTCGGTGCGGGCGTGCATGCGCAGATCAGCCCGTCATGGTCCGTTTCCGGCGATGCCTCCACGCAATTGCGCGAAGGCTCGATGGTCCATCTGCAATTGGCTTACCGATTCTGA
- a CDS encoding autotransporter strand-loop-strand O-heptosyltransferase — protein MLDTQPSQPVPPAEPVAISHDAPAMSPAPPASGPSIRPPKPAFPPPAPVATQSGPDAIRFDFNDGCRVMLPEGGWRVRLRDADTDNILFETELDAGLVLSTKKYYVRFCVEIWRRDAAPSAQPSFVHHYRAEQQPVLIQFPVGTIGDIVGWLPYAVKFQRKHGCRLTCAMSDKLIALFAAAYPQIEFITHEQVRPERYYATYNLGLFFDDPDFARQPCDFRLVGLHRTAGYILGIDPAEEAPRLALADESRPIEAPYVAIAVQSSTQAKYWNHPTGWREIVAFLKEHGYRVVCIDQKPTHGAGFVWNHIPYGAEDETGDRPLQERARWLRHASLFIGLSSGLSWLAWAAGTPTVLISGFTHEINEFATPFRVINYHACNSCWNDVRQRFDHQDFFWCPRHKDTPRQFECTRLITPEQVKAAVRRIPGFGQLQR, from the coding sequence ATGCTCGATACTCAGCCCTCCCAACCTGTCCCGCCGGCGGAGCCGGTTGCGATCTCACACGATGCGCCCGCTATGTCACCCGCGCCACCCGCATCCGGGCCCAGCATCCGGCCCCCCAAGCCCGCTTTCCCTCCGCCTGCGCCCGTCGCTACGCAGTCAGGGCCTGACGCAATCCGCTTCGATTTCAACGACGGTTGCCGCGTCATGCTGCCGGAGGGCGGCTGGCGCGTACGGCTGCGCGATGCCGATACCGACAACATTCTGTTCGAGACGGAGCTGGATGCAGGCCTCGTACTGAGCACGAAGAAGTACTACGTGCGCTTCTGCGTCGAGATTTGGCGCCGCGACGCCGCACCCTCGGCGCAGCCTTCGTTCGTCCATCACTATCGCGCCGAGCAACAGCCGGTGTTGATTCAATTTCCGGTCGGTACGATCGGCGACATCGTCGGTTGGCTTCCCTATGCCGTGAAGTTCCAGCGCAAGCATGGCTGCCGCCTCACCTGCGCGATGTCGGATAAGCTCATTGCGCTATTTGCCGCGGCTTATCCGCAGATCGAATTCATCACGCACGAACAGGTGCGCCCTGAGCGCTATTACGCCACCTACAACCTCGGGCTGTTCTTCGATGATCCCGACTTTGCGCGGCAACCCTGCGACTTTCGGCTCGTCGGCCTGCATCGAACCGCGGGGTACATCCTCGGCATCGATCCTGCCGAGGAGGCGCCTCGCTTGGCGTTGGCCGACGAGAGCCGGCCGATCGAGGCGCCCTACGTCGCGATTGCCGTCCAAAGCTCTACGCAGGCGAAATACTGGAACCACCCCACGGGCTGGCGCGAGATCGTCGCTTTTTTGAAGGAGCACGGCTATCGTGTCGTGTGCATCGACCAGAAACCGACGCACGGGGCCGGCTTCGTTTGGAATCACATTCCCTATGGCGCCGAGGACGAGACGGGCGACCGGCCGCTGCAGGAGCGCGCACGGTGGCTGCGTCACGCGAGCTTGTTCATCGGCCTATCGAGCGGGCTTTCGTGGCTCGCGTGGGCGGCAGGCACACCCACGGTCCTCATCAGCGGGTTCACGCATGAGATCAATGAGTTTGCGACGCCTTTTCGGGTCATCAACTATCACGCCTGCAACAGTTGCTGGAACGACGTTCGGCAGCGCTTCGATCATCAGGATTTCTTTTGGTGTCCCCGTCATAAGGACACGCCGCGACAGTTCGAGTGCACGAGGCTTATCACGCCCGAGCAGGTGAAGGCGGCGGTGAGGCGCATTCCCGGCTTCGGGCAGTTGCAGCGATAG
- a CDS encoding LysR family transcriptional regulator, producing the protein MDTQKIEALWTHLHWLNVLAAQGSYTAAAARLGVSKAAVSQRIAELERVAGIVLVQRTTRSVRFTEAGIRLVDDTRQNFERIAASFASVREMADVVRGTVRVTAPVAFARQQLVPRLAEFAHANPEVRVQLELSDRLTSIASEGFDLAIRHSTHVPETHVAWKLCDTRSVIVATRGYLKQRGTPQTPADLAQHDCLYYPRPVGSGVWSFEKVGRRSANSRMNVTVNGPVSANNSEALRDAALEHLGITLLPDFTAQSALQAGKLAVLLDKWRPVGAFASHLHVVRPYGVQVPRAVKCFTDFLRHTFKDGFPLD; encoded by the coding sequence ATGGATACGCAGAAAATCGAAGCACTCTGGACTCACTTGCATTGGCTCAATGTGCTGGCCGCGCAGGGCAGCTACACGGCCGCGGCGGCACGGCTCGGGGTCAGCAAGGCGGCGGTGAGCCAACGCATCGCCGAACTCGAACGCGTCGCGGGGATCGTGCTGGTGCAGCGCACCACGCGGAGCGTACGTTTTACTGAAGCCGGTATACGACTCGTAGACGATACGCGCCAGAACTTCGAGCGCATCGCGGCGAGCTTTGCGAGCGTGCGGGAAATGGCCGACGTCGTGCGCGGAACGGTCCGGGTCACGGCACCGGTCGCGTTCGCGCGTCAACAACTCGTGCCGCGTCTTGCCGAGTTCGCGCACGCGAATCCCGAGGTACGCGTACAACTCGAGCTCTCCGACCGGCTGACTTCGATCGCGAGCGAGGGCTTCGACCTCGCCATCCGCCATAGCACGCACGTGCCGGAGACGCACGTGGCTTGGAAGCTTTGCGATACCCGCTCCGTGATCGTTGCGACGCGTGGGTACCTGAAGCAGCGCGGTACGCCGCAGACACCGGCCGATCTGGCGCAGCACGATTGTCTCTACTATCCGCGTCCGGTGGGCTCGGGGGTGTGGTCTTTCGAGAAGGTTGGCCGCCGCAGTGCGAATTCGCGAATGAACGTGACGGTGAACGGTCCGGTTTCGGCGAACAACAGCGAAGCATTGCGGGACGCCGCGCTCGAACATCTCGGCATCACGCTATTGCCGGATTTCACCGCGCAATCGGCGTTGCAAGCGGGAAAGCTCGCCGTCCTATTGGACAAGTGGCGCCCGGTGGGTGCGTTCGCTTCGCATCTGCACGTGGTCCGTCCATACGGCGTGCAGGTTCCACGCGCGGTGAAGTGCTTTACGGACTTCTTGCGGCACACGTTCAAAGATGGATTTCCGTTGGATTGA
- a CDS encoding CoA-acylating methylmalonate-semialdehyde dehydrogenase, protein MQAYTDSADVIHFIGGKTERGVGERTQPVFNPATGAVARRLVLGDAADVDAAVASAKAAFPAWRDTPPIRRARVMLRFLELMNRHKDELAAIITAEHGKVFSDSQGEVARGIDVIEFACGIPQLLKGDYTEQVSRGMDNWTVRQPLGVVAGITPFNFPCMVPCWMFPVALAAGCTFILKPSERDPSASLFMARLLKEAGLPDGVFSVVQGDKVVVDALLAHRDVKAVSFVGSTPIANYIYETGAKHGKRVQALGGAKNHMVVMPDADIDQTVDALIGAGYGSAGERCMAISVAVLVGNVADKIVPRLAERTRKLVVKNGMEADAEMGPIVTRQALERIDGYVATGIEEGATLVVDGRGLKVPGHENGFFTGGTLFDHVTPEMRIYREEIFGPVLACVRVNDFAQAVQLINDHEFGNGVACFTRDGNVAREFGRQIEVGMVGINVPIPVPMAWHSFGGWKRSLFGDMHAYGEEGVRFYTKQKSIMQRWPESTEKGAEFSMPVAK, encoded by the coding sequence ATGCAAGCCTATACGGATTCCGCAGACGTGATTCACTTCATCGGCGGCAAAACCGAGCGTGGCGTTGGCGAGCGGACGCAGCCGGTGTTCAATCCGGCGACCGGCGCCGTGGCGCGCCGCCTCGTGCTCGGCGATGCGGCCGACGTCGACGCCGCCGTGGCGAGCGCGAAAGCCGCGTTCCCCGCATGGCGCGACACGCCGCCGATCCGCCGCGCGCGCGTCATGCTTCGTTTTCTCGAACTGATGAATCGCCACAAGGACGAACTCGCCGCGATCATCACCGCCGAACACGGAAAGGTATTCTCCGATTCGCAAGGTGAAGTCGCACGCGGCATCGACGTCATCGAATTCGCCTGCGGTATTCCGCAACTGCTCAAGGGCGACTACACCGAGCAGGTCTCCCGCGGCATGGATAACTGGACGGTGCGCCAGCCGCTCGGCGTCGTTGCCGGCATCACGCCGTTCAATTTCCCCTGCATGGTGCCGTGCTGGATGTTCCCTGTCGCCCTCGCCGCAGGCTGCACGTTCATCCTCAAGCCGAGCGAGCGCGATCCGTCGGCGTCGCTGTTCATGGCGCGGCTTCTCAAGGAAGCGGGCCTTCCGGACGGCGTGTTCAGCGTCGTGCAGGGCGACAAGGTCGTCGTGGATGCGCTGCTCGCGCACCGGGACGTGAAGGCCGTGAGCTTCGTCGGCTCGACGCCGATCGCCAATTACATCTACGAAACGGGTGCCAAGCATGGCAAGCGCGTCCAGGCGTTGGGCGGCGCGAAGAACCACATGGTCGTGATGCCGGACGCCGACATCGACCAAACCGTGGACGCGCTGATCGGCGCAGGCTACGGCTCGGCCGGCGAGCGTTGCATGGCGATCTCGGTGGCGGTGCTGGTGGGCAACGTGGCCGACAAGATCGTGCCGCGCCTGGCTGAACGTACGCGCAAGCTCGTCGTGAAGAACGGCATGGAGGCCGATGCGGAAATGGGGCCGATCGTCACGCGGCAGGCGCTCGAGCGCATTGACGGCTACGTCGCGACGGGCATCGAGGAAGGCGCGACGCTCGTGGTCGACGGACGCGGCCTCAAGGTGCCGGGCCACGAAAACGGCTTCTTCACGGGCGGCACGCTGTTCGACCATGTCACGCCCGAGATGCGTATCTACCGCGAGGAGATCTTCGGGCCGGTACTGGCATGCGTGCGCGTGAATGACTTCGCGCAAGCCGTGCAGTTGATCAACGACCATGAGTTCGGCAACGGCGTGGCGTGCTTCACGCGCGATGGCAACGTGGCCCGTGAATTCGGCCGGCAGATCGAAGTGGGCATGGTGGGCATCAACGTGCCGATTCCCGTGCCGATGGCCTGGCACAGCTTCGGCGGTTGGAAGCGAAGCCTGTTCGGCGACATGCACGCCTATGGTGAGGAAGGGGTCCGTTTCTACACGAAGCAGAAGTCGATCATGCAGCGCTGGCCGGAAAGCACTGAAAAAGGCGCTGAATTCTCGATGCCCGTCGCGAAGTAA
- the gfa gene encoding S-(hydroxymethyl)glutathione synthase → MTTAIHPSVDHGIQKGASDFKGGTLRCSCASEPVEVRIDAQVLFNHACGCTKCWKPAGALFSVVGVVPRDKVTVTAHGEKLKIVDDTALIQRHACTGCGTHLFGRIENKAHAFYGLDFIHTELSKDTGWDGPGFAAFVSSIIENGTPPSAMADVRQTLRDRGLEPYDCLSPALMDILAAHAAKAKGTYREG, encoded by the coding sequence ATGACCACGGCAATTCATCCGAGTGTCGACCACGGCATTCAAAAAGGCGCGAGCGATTTCAAGGGCGGTACGTTGCGCTGTTCCTGCGCGAGCGAGCCCGTCGAGGTGCGTATCGACGCGCAGGTCCTGTTCAATCATGCATGCGGCTGCACGAAGTGCTGGAAGCCCGCGGGCGCGCTATTTTCCGTCGTGGGTGTCGTGCCGCGCGACAAGGTGACGGTGACGGCGCACGGCGAGAAGCTCAAGATCGTGGACGACACGGCGCTCATTCAGCGCCATGCCTGCACAGGCTGCGGCACGCATTTGTTCGGACGTATCGAGAACAAAGCGCACGCGTTCTACGGGTTGGACTTCATCCATACCGAACTGTCGAAGGACACGGGTTGGGATGGCCCTGGCTTTGCTGCGTTCGTCTCGTCGATCATCGAGAACGGCACCCCGCCGTCCGCAATGGCAGACGTGCGCCAAACGCTGCGAGACCGCGGGCTTGAGCCCTACGATTGCCTCAGCCCGGCGCTGATGGACATTCTTGCCGCCCATGCGGCCAAAGCCAAAGGCACTTATCGGGAGGGCTGA
- a CDS encoding amino acid ABC transporter ATP-binding protein: MKSVTSNTGRFLRVNGVVKHYGDYVALQSVSLDVAKGSAVALIGPSGSGKSTLLRCINSLEEIASGTIEVGEWEVGYQRAGTTRRRLGAGALAAQREHIGMVFQSFNLFPHMTALENVTSGPRLVRGERAESARKKGIALLERVGLGSKAAHFPRQLSGGQQQRVAIARALAMDPQIMLFDEPTSALDPETVQEVLNVIRDVRESGMTMLIATHEMEFARHVSDTTIFMEAGQIVERGASRDVLFSPQTERCQRFLAGLTGQRE, encoded by the coding sequence ATGAAAAGCGTGACCTCCAACACCGGCCGGTTTCTACGTGTTAACGGCGTGGTCAAACACTACGGCGATTATGTCGCGCTGCAATCGGTCTCGCTTGACGTTGCAAAGGGCAGTGCGGTGGCGCTGATCGGCCCGAGCGGATCGGGGAAGAGCACGCTGCTGCGCTGTATCAATTCACTCGAAGAGATTGCCTCCGGAACGATCGAGGTGGGCGAGTGGGAAGTGGGCTACCAACGCGCGGGCACGACGAGGCGCCGGCTTGGCGCTGGTGCGCTCGCGGCGCAGCGCGAGCATATCGGGATGGTCTTCCAGAGCTTCAACCTGTTCCCTCATATGACCGCGCTCGAGAATGTCACGTCGGGCCCGCGGCTGGTGCGAGGCGAGCGTGCCGAGAGCGCGCGCAAGAAAGGGATTGCGTTGCTCGAACGGGTAGGGCTGGGCAGCAAGGCGGCGCATTTCCCACGGCAACTATCCGGGGGGCAGCAGCAGCGCGTGGCGATCGCACGCGCGCTCGCGATGGATCCGCAGATCATGCTGTTCGACGAGCCGACCTCCGCGCTCGATCCCGAGACCGTGCAGGAAGTGCTGAACGTGATTCGCGATGTGCGTGAGTCAGGCATGACCATGCTCATTGCCACTCACGAGATGGAGTTCGCACGCCACGTATCGGATACGACGATCTTCATGGAAGCGGGGCAGATCGTTGAGCGTGGCGCGTCGCGCGATGTGCTGTTCTCGCCGCAAACCGAACGTTGCCAACGCTTTCTCGCGGGGCTGACGGGGCAAAGAGAGTGA
- a CDS encoding amino acid ABC transporter permease, with translation MTVWDWSVFFSDLVEPSILSGLWTTIWLTLVTLMLAIVLGTWVALVGGVNHRVTRGFYQGYVAFFRATPLLVQLVFLYSAMPQLGVRLSVMEAALIGLMFSESPYVAEIVRSSLSAVPVAQWEAARAIGMRPVTIMRAIVLPQALRIAIPPLGNEFVRQLKNTSLVSVISMTELFRATDNLTQANFRVLEALTVATIYYLAVTAIWTLLQAAFERRNSRWFADVRRRTSSVKTSLAEQQ, from the coding sequence ATGACTGTTTGGGATTGGTCGGTGTTCTTTAGCGATCTCGTCGAGCCTTCCATTTTGTCGGGCTTGTGGACGACGATTTGGCTCACGCTCGTTACGCTGATGCTCGCCATCGTGCTCGGCACTTGGGTCGCGCTCGTCGGTGGTGTCAACCATCGCGTCACCCGTGGCTTCTACCAGGGCTACGTCGCGTTCTTTCGCGCGACGCCGCTTCTGGTTCAACTCGTGTTTCTATATAGCGCGATGCCGCAGTTGGGCGTGCGGCTATCGGTGATGGAAGCAGCGCTGATCGGACTCATGTTCTCCGAAAGCCCTTACGTTGCCGAGATCGTGCGCTCGTCGCTGTCTGCGGTGCCGGTGGCGCAGTGGGAGGCCGCGCGTGCGATTGGCATGCGGCCGGTCACCATCATGCGCGCGATCGTTTTACCTCAGGCTTTGCGCATCGCCATTCCGCCGTTGGGCAACGAGTTCGTGCGTCAGTTGAAGAACACGTCGCTCGTATCGGTGATCTCGATGACCGAGTTGTTCCGGGCGACTGACAATCTCACGCAGGCGAACTTCCGTGTGCTGGAGGCATTGACCGTTGCGACGATCTATTACCTTGCGGTGACGGCCATCTGGACGCTTTTGCAAGCCGCATTTGAGCGGCGCAATTCGCGATGGTTTGCGGACGTGCGACGCCGTACGTCATCGGTCAAGACTTCTCTCGCGGAGCAGCAATGA
- a CDS encoding dihydrodipicolinate synthase family protein — protein MKQALKGILSAILTPFSEDGSKIDEFAYVKLIKSQIAAGIHGVVLCGSTGEHPALTVAERKRLFEIGSETAKGKTDVIAHVGSSNVRDTLDLTRHAKGLGVDQMLVVTPYFDRLKFADVQRFLEKVVDIAGGPIIYYDTPGITGLDISEAQMVTLRKEGLVSHIKDSPASFTRTMRMLSNPDAPIVLAGSDPALLAVLAHGAPGTIIGASTFIPELCVQLYEAVSVERDLPRALAVWEKLWPIIDFMLLNGYVALAKAGSALRGLPLGEPREPLAASPEASLKQLKSLLAQASVGPLSAL, from the coding sequence ATGAAGCAGGCATTGAAAGGCATCCTCAGCGCGATCCTTACGCCGTTCAGCGAAGACGGAAGCAAGATCGATGAATTCGCGTACGTCAAACTGATCAAGTCGCAAATTGCTGCCGGTATTCACGGCGTCGTGCTGTGCGGATCGACGGGCGAGCACCCTGCGCTGACGGTTGCCGAACGCAAGCGCCTGTTCGAGATCGGCAGCGAGACGGCAAAGGGCAAGACAGACGTGATCGCGCACGTCGGCTCCAGCAACGTGCGCGATACCCTCGATCTCACGCGTCACGCGAAAGGGCTCGGCGTCGATCAGATGCTCGTGGTCACGCCTTATTTCGATCGGCTGAAGTTCGCGGACGTACAACGGTTTCTCGAGAAAGTGGTCGACATCGCAGGCGGTCCGATCATCTACTACGACACGCCGGGCATTACCGGCCTCGACATCAGCGAAGCGCAAATGGTGACGTTGCGCAAGGAGGGGCTGGTCTCGCACATCAAGGACAGCCCGGCCAGCTTCACGCGCACGATGCGCATGCTGAGCAATCCGGACGCGCCGATCGTGCTGGCCGGTTCAGATCCGGCGTTGCTGGCGGTGCTCGCTCACGGCGCGCCCGGCACGATCATCGGTGCGTCGACGTTCATCCCCGAACTGTGCGTGCAGTTGTATGAGGCCGTGTCTGTCGAGCGGGACTTGCCGCGCGCACTAGCGGTGTGGGAGAAGCTCTGGCCGATCATCGATTTCATGCTGCTCAACGGCTATGTCGCGTTGGCCAAGGCCGGTTCGGCGTTGCGCGGCCTGCCGCTCGGCGAACCGCGCGAACCGCTTGCGGCGTCCCCGGAAGCATCGCTCAAGCAACTCAAGTCGCTTCTGGCACAAGCGAGTGTCGGGCCGTTGTCGGCTCTGTAA
- a CDS encoding substrate-binding periplasmic protein yields MRFKKVVSIGLAVGLCFAQASYAESQPGHLRIGTSLTQMPWGFFDQGKPTGVDVAMCGALAKQLGDSSEFVNLDFKGLIPALQADRFDIVCAAMYITPERQSVIRMVPYIQASQTIIAKQNGPLASAADLCGHSVSVLQGSGSQQVLQSESQKCDAAGKPDIGIRAFDTQPIAIRALENHSVDAFIATDSLVSYFMSHNSGYKKIATGISPMMLGIGVPKNDEALADKVRKGLEQMKANGTYLSILKTWGIEGAAVPSL; encoded by the coding sequence ATGCGCTTTAAGAAAGTCGTCAGCATCGGTCTTGCGGTAGGTTTGTGTTTCGCCCAAGCCTCATACGCGGAAAGCCAACCCGGTCATCTAAGAATCGGTACGTCGTTGACGCAGATGCCGTGGGGATTCTTCGATCAGGGAAAGCCGACCGGCGTGGACGTAGCGATGTGCGGCGCATTGGCGAAGCAACTCGGCGATTCGTCGGAATTCGTCAACCTCGACTTCAAAGGCCTGATTCCCGCGTTGCAGGCCGACCGTTTCGACATTGTCTGCGCGGCGATGTACATCACGCCCGAACGGCAAAGCGTGATCCGGATGGTTCCTTATATCCAGGCATCGCAAACCATCATTGCCAAACAGAACGGCCCACTCGCGAGCGCGGCGGATCTTTGCGGTCACTCGGTGAGCGTGCTTCAAGGATCCGGCTCGCAGCAAGTGCTGCAAAGCGAGAGTCAGAAGTGCGATGCGGCCGGCAAGCCGGACATCGGCATCCGGGCGTTCGACACGCAGCCGATCGCGATCCGGGCGCTCGAGAACCATAGCGTCGATGCGTTCATCGCAACCGACTCGCTGGTGTCTTACTTCATGAGCCACAACAGCGGCTACAAGAAGATTGCCACCGGGATCAGCCCGATGATGCTCGGCATTGGCGTGCCGAAAAACGACGAAGCGCTTGCCGACAAGGTTCGGAAAGGCCTCGAACAGATGAAGGCAAACGGAACGTATCTGTCGATTCTCAAGACGTGGGGTATCGAAGGTGCCGCGGTGCCTTCGCTCTGA